DNA from Triticum aestivum cultivar Chinese Spring chromosome 7D, IWGSC CS RefSeq v2.1, whole genome shotgun sequence:
caccGCCAGGCTCCCCCGCGCCGCGGCCAGgctctcccgcgccgccgccgccgccatccccgcGCCGGACGGCAGGACCGGCTGCAACGCGCACCTCACCCTCCGCCGCACCAAGCCCGGCGGCAGGTTCCAGGTCTCCGGCTTCCAGCCGCGCCACAACCACCCGCTCTTCGCAGCTCCCCGCGGCCCGCCCAGCCCCTTCCAATCGCCGCCCAATGCCGCTCCGCCACCGGATTTCATTGACGACGATGCCAGTGCCACAGCCAGGGCGGCATGGGCCGAGGGAGAAGGCCCCCTGCGCACCAGGCGGCAGTGGGAGATCAAGTACGGGGAGGCCGCCGCCCTGCTGAACCACCTCCAGCGGCAGTCGCTGGCCGACCCGGCGTTCCACCACGCCGTGCAGCTCGACGTCGAGGACAAGGTGGCGAATGTCTTCTGGGTCGACGCCAAGATGGTTGCCGACTACGCCCACTTCGGCGACGCCGTCGCCTTCGACGTCGTGTCCAGGAACAGCATCAGCCTCCGCCACCTCGCCTCGTTCGTCGGCTGCAACAGCTTCGGCGAGCCTGTCGTCTTCGGGCTGGCACTCATGTACGACGAGACCTGCGAGTCGTTCCGGTGGCTGTTCCAGACGTTCCTGCACGCCATGTCTGGGCGAGCACCCAAGACTTTCATTTCGCATCAGGACACGgtgatagcagaggccctgtcctTGGCGATGCCTGGCACGACGACGGCTCATGCCATATGCGCGTGGCACATAAAGCATGTTGCAAAGGGGAACATACGTCAGCTTTCTAAAGGCGATGCCAATTTCATCGAGGAGTTCAAGGCGTGCGTCGACGGAGAGTATGACGAGGAGGCGGGATTTCTCGCTGCGTGGGATGCTATGGTCAGCAAGTACGAGCTTCGTGACAACGCGTGGCTGCAGAGGTTGTTCGAGAAGAAACACAAGTGGGCTAGGCCCTACGCGAAAGGGATCTTCTCGGCCGGGATGGAAGGCACACGGTTGAACGAGCGCCTGAATTCCGAGGTGCGCGGTCATCTGAGAGCAGAGGTGGACATTGTTCTGTTTTTGAGGCATCTTCAGAAAGTGATCAGCGATAGGCGGCACAGAGAGTTGGAGATGGAATACGGTTCAAGGCTGATGATGCCCTACCTCAAAATCAGAGCCCCCGTTCTGACACAGGCTTCCGATGTCTATACCAGCGTGATCTTTCAGCTTTTCCAGGAAGAATATGAGGAGTTCCAGTCAGCTTACATCGTGAGCCGCGATGAAAGCAGCCCGTGTCGTGAGTATGTCGTCTCGCTTGTGGAGAAGGAGGACCGGCGATACACGGTTTATGGGAACCCTATGGAGCAGACTGTCACATGCTCGTGCGGGAAGTTTGAGACGGTTGGCTTCCTGTGCAGCCATGCTCTCAAGATTCTAGATGTCATGGACATAAAGTATATACCAGATAGATACATTATGAAGCGCTGGACCAAATATGCAAGGCGCTTGACCTCACCGGAGGTTCTGGGGCAAGCCGTTCAAGCAGAGGAATCATTGGAGATTTCTAATCGCTACCAGCACCTGTGCCCCAAGTATGTTAGGCTTGTTGCCCGGGCATCGGAATGTGAGGAGTCCAGCAGAGTACTAGACCAATTTTGGGGAGAACTTGGCGACAAGGTTGAGCAAATCCTGCAGAAACAAACCAGCATTAGCAGCGCACCTGTCACACTACAGCCTGATGTTCAGAATCTTAAGATGGCCTTGTCTTCTATCACGGATGGCACTGAATCAGAAAATGTTGTGGACATTTCAAGCAGGGCAGCAGCAAAAACAGTAGTAAAGAAGAAAGGCCAGAAAAGTAAAAACCATCCAAGAAATTGCGTTGAAAAGGGTCTGACAAAGAAGCAGAAAGTGCACTCTGAGGAACCTGCAGTAGTGCAGTATGGTTTGGCAGATGGTTCTGCCCAGTCTGGAAATGCTATGTTTCAGGTAACCTTGCTATTTTCTTCATTGAGGTCGAGGTATCTGTATCCATTTTAACCATGCAAATTTGAAATGTTATGTTAATTAAACTAATTGCCTAATTGGGATCCATCATGCATAACATTTATTGGCCAAATGCATCGTATTATATGAAGTTATCTGCTGTCCTAGGATTCTCTAAAAAATACTACAAGCAGAGCAACTGTTGAATAAACTTATGCCATGCATCTTATAATTCCTCCTGCTTTCTTGCAGTGACATGCAACAGTAGAGTTTGCATTATTACTTTTAAGTTTCATGAAACTATCGCGGGCATCACGTGAGTGTAAAATTTATGTGTACACCATAAATTTTTAGTTAAGTGTTTGATGAAAATTAGGTGTGCCAGGCCTAAGAATCTTAGTTTCTAGCCTTTTGCATTTATTTCATATCATACTCTCAATGTTAGTGCCTCTTAGTGCAACCAGTATTCTAACATTTGCAACACGCAGGGCTTGGAGGCTGCTCCTAACTTGTCCAAAATGGGTAGCCAAA
Protein-coding regions in this window:
- the LOC123165599 gene encoding protein FAR1-RELATED SEQUENCE 5 — encoded protein: MQTCIYNQQTTRSPGTSSSREGVFSLPIHTDRTPPPVLSVPLSLAAPAPAMSSPADSGHLPAPAPPPHHPLPPSAPAPASSPATHRASPPKPKYPIATPAPPPPPPPPPEPNASAAFSGSSPAQTTSTAASARPEDHQSPPSGDASTSAAIAAAAASARPEECTPRMDMEFETELQAYDLYRLYAFKLGFNVRRRYTNRSKTSGEVTSCKFACSREGFKDHKPAAAIAGTARLPRAAARLSRAAAAAIPAPDGRTGCNAHLTLRRTKPGGRFQVSGFQPRHNHPLFAAPRGPPSPFQSPPNAAPPPDFIDDDASATARAAWAEGEGPLRTRRQWEIKYGEAAALLNHLQRQSLADPAFHHAVQLDVEDKVANVFWVDAKMVADYAHFGDAVAFDVVSRNSISLRHLASFVGCNSFGEPVVFGLALMYDETCESFRWLFQTFLHAMSGRAPKTFISHQDTVIAEALSLAMPGTTTAHAICAWHIKHVAKGNIRQLSKGDANFIEEFKACVDGEYDEEAGFLAAWDAMVSKYELRDNAWLQRLFEKKHKWARPYAKGIFSAGMEGTRLNERLNSEVRGHLRAEVDIVLFLRHLQKVISDRRHRELEMEYGSRLMMPYLKIRAPVLTQASDVYTSVIFQLFQEEYEEFQSAYIVSRDESSPCREYVVSLVEKEDRRYTVYGNPMEQTVTCSCGKFETVGFLCSHALKILDVMDIKYIPDRYIMKRWTKYARRLTSPEVLGQAVQAEESLEISNRYQHLCPKYVRLVARASECEESSRVLDQFWGELGDKVEQILQKQTSISSAPVTLQPDVQNLKMALSSITDGTESENVVDISSRAAAKTVVKKKGQKSKNHPRNCVEKGLTKKQKVHSEEPAVVQYGLADGSAQSGNAMFQGLEAAPNLSKMGSQTPTYIPYMGTDFLNPMAMGTLNYEEMHRGASLGLTLLPSQDPGFVACHTSQASSDSQAL